A window of the Dasypus novemcinctus isolate mDasNov1 chromosome 15, mDasNov1.1.hap2, whole genome shotgun sequence genome harbors these coding sequences:
- the GJB2 gene encoding gap junction beta-2 protein: protein MDWGSLQTILGGVNKYSTSIGKIWLTVLFIFRIMILVVAAKEVWGDEQADFICNTLQPGCKNVCYDHYFPISHIRLWALQLIFVSTPALLVAMHVAYQRHEKKRKFIKGETKTEFKDLEEVKSQKVRIEGSLWWTYTSSIFFRVIFEAAFMYVFYIMYDGFAMQRLVKCSSWPCPNTVDCFVSRPTEKTVFTVFMIAVSGICILLNVTELCYLLIRYCSGKSRKPV from the coding sequence ATGGATTGGGGCTCACTTCAGACTATTTTGGGGGGTGTCAATAAATACTCCACCAGTATTGGCAAGATCTGGCTCACGGTCCTCTTCATTTTTCGCATTATGATTCTGGTTGTGGCCGCGAAGGAAGTCTGGGGAGATGAGCAAGCCGATTTCATCTGTAACACTCTCCAGCCTGGATGCAAAAATGTGTGCTACGACCATTACTTCCCCATCTCTCACATCCGACTTTGGGCTCTTCAGTTGATCTTTGTGTCCACGCCGGCTCTTTTGGTGGCCATGCACGTGGCTTACCAAAGACACGAGAAGAAAAGGAAGTTCATTAAGGGAGAGACAAAGACTGAATTTAAGGACCTAGAAGAGGTCAAAAGCCAAAAGGTTCGCATTGAAGGGTCGCTGTGGTGGACCTACACAAGCAGCATCTTCTTCCGGGTCATCTTTGAGGCCGCCTTCATGTATGTCTTCTACATCATGTACGATGGCTTCGCCATGCAGCGTCTGGTGAAATGCAGTTCGTGGCCTTGTCCCAATACGGTGGACTGCTTCGTGTCCAGGCCCACGGAGAAGACTGTGTTCACAGTTTTCATGATTGCTGTGTCTGGAATTTGCATACTGctaaatgtcactgaattgtgcTATTTGCTAATTAGATATTGTTCAGGAAAGTCAAGAAAACCAGTTTAA